Within the Clarias gariepinus isolate MV-2021 ecotype Netherlands chromosome 27, CGAR_prim_01v2, whole genome shotgun sequence genome, the region tttttctgaCATTCTACCATGCCATGTTGGTATCTCCGATGTTCTGCCTTGAGATTAAGGTGACCCGTGACGCTTGCTGTCGCCTGCTCTGTGTTTCAGCTGGGGGAAAACTGCTGCCCACATCTGATAACCCAAATAGGAAAATTTCCCTTGCGGTACTGCACTCTGCCACCCAGTCTTTGATTGTTGTTGTATGCTTGTGTGTGGGATGTATATGTTGTTTGCTTCCCCGAGATGAAACCCCAGGGCATTCTGGCTCCAGATGATTTTCATTAAGCTCTCACCATGCGCTCGGTCTGGGGCAGCTCATTGGCTGAAATGTGTATACCAAGCGGATCTGGCGGGCTCCTGGGaaagctctctttctcttctcagGTTCTCTTATGACACACATCCTGATGATTTCACATTTGTTCAAATTAGAGCAGTATCTATTCTCTTAAAGTAGGGTGCCTTAGGGGTGTTTGGATGGTGATTGAAAGTTTCTCCAGCAAACCAAAAAACCTTAATCGACTTCCTCATAGTGTAGGAGAGCACTGCCCACTCTCTGTGGACTCTAAACAGAGGTATTCTTCTTTAATTTATCACCCGCTGAATTCAGgtgtcttgtttttagttaagaGTAGCagggaaagaaagacagagcgaCATTAAGGCAAAGCGGCATAAGCCTATTATTTATGAGGCTGTTTCGTTTTGAAGCTCAACAGCTTCTTTTCTGTGACGCAAATGAGCCCAAGCATGGGGAGTGAATTAGGGCTAGGCGAAAGAAAACtggatcatgtgtgtgtgtgtgtggaggggagGGACAGAATCTCCACATACCAGCCGTCTCTCATGGTGATCGCATGATGGGTTGAACAATCCCAGGCTGGCATAGAGTGGCTGGCAGTGCGGGCATATACAGAGAGCCCTTTTATCAACATTTGCTGGAGAGGCGCACATACACGCACTCTCACTCCTTTCAGGCCTATTTAGGCTTTGTAGTAGGTCCTCTGTATTCCCCCATGCTACCGTTGGGCTTATTTTAAGTCTCGGTAAGGGGTCAGCGCTCTGTCATTGGAGTTCCCACATGCACTGAAGCTATGATTGCTTTTCTCCATCTATCTTTCGCTCACTCCTGCTCTCACTCTTTGGCTGAGAAATGAAAGTtcctcttactctctctctctctctcgctcactctctctctctttctctctctctctctctctctctctctcatgctcaTTTGCATCATAACTTCAGTCTGCATACAACCACAGCAATGTGATGGAAATTTCTGATAGCTTGTTTCAAATTGGAATTCCTCTGCCCGCCAAGAACGGCGTTTCCTTTTTGAGGTTGTGAAGgataaaaacacagacacaaacacacttatccGTGTTCATCTTTGCGCGTTCTTTCTCGTCTATTTGACACAGGTGTGGGAAGAATCCAGACAAGTATGTTAAATCTCCATACCACTGGGTGTTTCCCTAACTCATAACCTGCTCCCATGAAGCCCCTCCAAGTCTGTGAACTCATCAACCCCTTTACCAATAGTTTACCTTACGTGTAAATGTGCTTCGTCCCGACTACACACGTTTTGTTTGCGCAGGTGAAGCCTGGGAATGAAGCTTTAAAGAGTTGCCTTGCTGAGCTGTTTAAAGAGTGAAATGGCAGACAGAAAAAGTTCAGGCATGTTGTGGAGATTTTGGAATATGTTGAATGCCAACTCATGCGTGTGGATTATTTCAGGACTGGGATTTAAGCAATCCTGAATGTCGTTTTGAATCAGGTTTGGTGCTGCATGCCTTTTTCGAGGTCAACATTTTTCTTGCCAAAGAGAGTTCAAAGTGCTTCCAAATGAAAGTTGGCTGTTACGTTGACTTGTGTGTTTCGGCCCCTCTCCCTAACCACACAAACCCAGAGCTCTCCCTTATACTCGCCGTTATTGCCATCCTAAAACCCATTCCAAAGGTTTGGGTGGCCAGTGTAAGCTTAACCTTGTTTTTCTTGCTATTCACACATTTTACAACGTTTCGCAGAAGCCTGCTTAAGGACTCCCACTTGCGTTTTCTTTGCTTTGATTTAGAAAATCTAGATTTATTTTCCCTGCGTGTCAGCTGACGTGTTTCGCAGGTAATGGTAACGAGTAGGCCGTTTCGGGCTCCGCTCTCAGACTGGCATCTCTTCTCCTCTTCTTAACAACACAGTGGCCTGAGAAATCTGCACTtcataaatgtacataattGGAAAAAAAGATATTCTGTTGGTTTAATCTTGTGGTATAACTGACCACGCGTATATCTTTGAGCTGAGCTAGCTTAGCTTACTTAGCATAATTTCACTATAAACCGGACTGTTTAGCCCACATGAGCTTAGACCCATTTTACTTTGGAAGAAGAAACTCCTCAGGTTTCTCTTTTGGACCAAATAGACCACAACTAGACGTTTTGAAAGATGTGACATGGCATTTCCCCAGGTAATTTTAGGACTAAAATGTCACAGCaatattttcttaatttgttATATATCAATTTGTTATATCTAAAATATGACACGTTATTAAATCATCAGAACTGTTAAATCGGATGAAACTTTCGAAGCCATGCTATCCAGTTGATCTAGACACACCaccattattttaaacaatgtcaTGGCTAGACAAATTCACAGATGGTTACATGACTCCACCAGGATGTTCATTAAATGCCAGAGTTAAAGTCAGGGATACAGCTGAATAAGGAACtttacagaaaattaaaaaggtttatgaCACCTGTGTCAATGTACTGTAGGTTCTTATGGATTACAGCACCAAAGCACCGGAGTTCCAGTAAATCTTACCTGGTGGTTCTCACCATGTCCTGTCATATAAGAGTGCTCTTAACTAACAATCTGGATTGATTATGATTTAAGTTCCCCCAAATAGAACTTCATATGTAAGGAACAGGGTTCTTTGGATGCATAGGAGGTTTCAGCATCCTAAATCAGTTCTACCTTGATCCATTTCTGAAAAACACCAACAAACCTGTCGAACATTTTAAAGTTTCTTTAGAGCAATGCTTCTCAACCTCGGTCTCGGAGGACCCCCTGCCCTGCACGTTTGAGTGTTTTTTCCCGCTTTGGCACACCACCTTCAATTCAGAAAGGCCtgctaattagctgattagttaaattAGTTGTTCTGGAAGTTGAGAAAACACTAAAGCGTGCAGGGGGTCTCccaggaccagggttgagaCACAGCGTCTTAGGAAGAGGAACAAACCAAGTAAAAGCCCATTTTCCTTCTAAGAGTTTTGTTCATTGAAGTTTGTTTGAAGCGCTCTCTCAAGTTAAGTTTATTCTAAGGATTTTAGCTAATGCTATTTAGAACGCATTGTTTCGAGCTTATCCTAAGCCTGTTGAAAGCATAGATAATGAGTTCTTTAAATGAGTATGCCAACATAGAGAATCTATCCTGTTTGAATGCTAGGCATACAGTAGTATATTTGCGTTTAGTTAGCGGATAAGAAGTGCTTAGGTGTACTGCAGGGATCACTGTTAAAGCTGCTGTCTTTCCTTTTTTACTATATTCTGTATGAATAATGCatgtgagataaaaaaaaaataaatgtacatcaTGCTGAGCAGCACAGCATCCCAGGTAAGTCTTTGTGTGTGACGTCATGCGCGgcgtgtttttgtgtgtgttctgcgCAGTCATGCTGCCCTCCATGGTGCTGCACAAGTCCTCGATACAGCCGTACCAGCGCGGCTTCTACTGCACGGACGACAGCATCCGCTACACCTTTAAGAGCAGCACTGTGCCCTCTCGCGTGCTGATGGCTGTGGGCATCCTCCTGCCCCTCGCCAGTGTAAGTGCCCCAGCTGGGGGCATCAGACTCGGAGGCATGGTGCCAGGCAAGACTGGGGATGGCATGAGAGGCCGAGGACACTGAACGAGTAGAGGCACACTGTACCGTGTATAGAATGTAAGGTAGTTTGTAGTCACATAACAGATCTGGatgcctttttaaaataatacaatatatatttatatacatcaaAAGACGTGATGAGAAACTATTTAGTGTAGTTTAGTGccttgctcttttaatggacaGTCCTCCATGCCAAAAACTCCCTGTCTTTCCTGGCGTATCCCATGATTCTCTACTGCTGCGCGTGCTGTGCTGTGCCACCTCGCCTCCTGTGCGTGTgtctttctgtttgtctgtgaCTGACCtaaagcatctctctctctctctctctctctctctctctctctctctctccctctctctctttccctctcgcTGTAGCTGCCCTGCCTTTCCTGTTAGTCGAAACTAGCATGATCGAGCCGTATCAACGCGGGTTTTACTGCAGTGACCAGTCCATCCGGTATCCTTATAAAAACGGAGACACCATAACCGATGGCGTGCTCTCTGCCGCTGGCATTCTTATTGTCATCGTCTCTGTAAGTGATCctcttacatatatatatatatatccaatatATCATCCTTAACCCCACTCCTATAGAAATAGAACTTCACCCCTACAATTAACCACAGTGAAATAGTAAAGGACGAGATCTAGTCGAAATAACTAGTGGCTTAATAACACAGGACATAAAACTCCACCAGAACTAAACCCTTCATATCCATCTGACAAAGAAAACCCAAACTGACTTAATATGAGAGTGGTCAGGGGAGGCTTTTGGGCTTCTCATCTtctcattcttcttcttcttcttctgcattTTGGTCTCCATTACTGTCTTTTctctgattttctttctttctttctttctttttttttattctcgatTTTATTGCGGATAATTTTCCCCATTCTGGAAAATTTGAATCAAGAGAACTTTGAAAATCAGTAATGGTTTTTAATACCTCTTTTGAGTAGAGTAGGGACTCAAACCACCCCTGACCTAAACAGTATGAGGCTCACATTCAACTCAGAGTCGCAATTTCTATTTGAGATAGCCGATCTAAGCTGGCTGACATACTCGACCCTGCAGCTGTCAGTCTGCTGACTTCTCTTTATTATATCGGCCAGGACTTTTAATAGCGTCTGTGACAGCTGAAGCCAGTTTTCTGAAATCCAGGTCACAGTTTTGGCAAAGAACCATGATTTCGTAGCTTCTCCGGTGTaacatgtataataataaataataataataataaatgctataacattaaacatattcaacataaaaaaacaaacgatataacagtccaaaaaaaactgaaatgttgtaCTGTAAACGCAGAAGTAAAGAAGTACTCAAGCTCGCGCTCTCAAGCTGCGTTTCCATCCGTgcattaatttgatttaatgttGATTCATTTGGGTTATGAAATTCTTTAAACGGGTTATGAGTAAGTCCAACCAGAAAACGTTGTTGTCTCTCCAAAAAGTGCACGAGTGTCCCCGCGTACTCTGTTTCCattataaaggaaaaataaatgattccatttaatcatttatttgatgaaaaaattatatatatacatacactgtaTATCCCTTAAACCTTTCATCATATtgaccattttaaaattaaatgtaaaattcaccGGAAATTcagtcaaaattttattttttatttttttatttttaaaaactcatcCACATCTGTCACGCTATGATAAGGTCACCATCAATTCCATTCTATATAACTGCCATCACTAAATGTCACCACTTACAAGAGAGGCAGGTCATGCCCAGGATCAAAAACCTGTTCTCCTGATTCCTTCactcatctgtctctctctctctctctctctctctctctctctctctctctctctctctcactaattatcactacacaCCAATTTCATAAAGGAATGCTCCAATAATTATATATGCATGTACCTCACAACACTTACTCTGCATGtctaacaccacacacacctgacCATAATGAATTTTTAGACTAATTGTAATAAACCATGTATCCAGCATgtgattattattcttataattttttGAAAGAAATTATGCAATACATATCTGATGTTTCTCTCTGGCCTACAGATTGTGATTGGCGAGTGCTATAGGATCCGATATCTGAATCAAGGTTCACTTTCCTTTGTGGGAAACCCGTACATCTCCGCCCTTTACCGGCAAGTAGGCGTGTTTATCTTCGGCTGCGCAGTGAGTCAGTCGTTCACGGACATCGCAAAGGTGTCCGTGGGGCGCATGAGACCACACTTTCTCGACCTGTGCAACCCGGATTACACGCAAATCAACTGCTCAGCTGGCTACATTACCGACTATGTGTGCAGGGGCGACCCCAGCAGGGTGCAGGAGGCCAGGTGAGTTGTGTAGCTTGTGAGTTCATACATTAATACACCTGCACATGCTTGTACTCAGTCATTCAGTCAATGAGTGGGATGTTAAGGCAAGGATTTTGTTTAAACCAAATCGTAATAAGATGTGATTGCTTGCGGAAACAGTAAAATTGAATAATAGGACAATTGAACATGTTGTGCTGTTTGGATTTTGAGCAGCAATTTTCATGAAAAACATTCATTAGGTATTTATTAGCCAATTACTTACTTCTTGTTTTGCACAACTTTCGGCTTCCCTACTTTGTACGGATTGTATTGCTTCGATTTTCCATAGCTATATTTGTGCACAAGGAATGATAGATCATGCATGTTTTCCAAGTTGCATGGCTTCCCACACTCAACTCAGAAAATTCTGAATCTTTATTTTGTTGTTCCACTGTAATTAGTATGATGTGAAAATTAGACCAAATTGAAAGAAAGGCATGAAACATTTGAAGTAAACTTCTCTCTAATTTAGATCAGACAAACAGAATGATAAAATAGCACAACTGAATGAATATTTGgattaaatgtgcttttttttttttttttttttaggaaatctTTCTTCTCTGGACATGCCTCATTTTCCATGTACACCATGCTGTATCTAGCTGTAAGTATATTACAAAAGCACACAAACATGGACATACACACTCGCACGCATTAACACATTCATGGCTGGTCCTGAAAAGTGGACACAGTGTCTTTTGTTCTTATTGAGGACAATCTGTAGAAACCTTTTTCTTGATCATCTTGTGTTTTTCGCGTAGCTGCCTGGACTCGCTTTATCGATCTCTATAAAAATGACTCTCCGTCGATTTCCCCTCATTCTTCTCTCCTCaaattcttttttctctcttttgttcaTGGCCACCTGTTGAAAGAAATTGCTTTGAGTGTTCTGCTAATTAGACACATTGCCAGTTTAAAACCCACTTCAGACACGCCACGCACACACCCATTCTCTTCCTGTTTAAGCGCTTTCACGTTTCCACATTATAGATCAAACCGTTTCCTGCTTTCAAACCTATTACGTTAGTCTCACCTCAGGTCTTAGGTCCaccctgttttttcttttccttggtttccttttcttcttactTAGGCATTTCCCACTGGATGCCACACCACTACCCCCTCCCTCTCAGCTGTAGCCCAGAGAGCACTGAGGTAGGGCAGATGAAATGTGGGGGCCGAGGGTCTTGTTCGCTAATGAATGTGGCCAGCTGTGCATTCCCAGAGTTTGGAAAGATTAaagtgggtgtgtgagtgagggcaGAATAAGGCAGGAGCGCCGCCAGCTCTGTGTAAGCGAGACCCTGGGGCagcgtgtgtgagtgtaaatatgtgtatatgtggcCAGAGGGCCAACAGAGGAAAGCTGTTTTAACTCAGAAAGCAATCACCTTAATACACTCCGAGTGGTCATTAAATTAATGTGCGACTTTGACGGCTTTGTTGGTCTCACAGAACTGACAGTGTTTCATGACAGAAGTGATTGGCTTTCCATCTAGTGCACTTTGAGCAGAGTGATTAGGCACAAAGTAGAGGCCAAGTGCCTAGTGCATGGACTCTCACTGCTGGAATCTGATATGCGAGGAATCATAGCAGTTTATATTCAAGAAAGAACAAGAATGAAGAATGAGAATCGAGcatggctgggaatcgaacccagaccctggaggtgaaaggcgacagtgctaacctctacaccCCCGTGCCGCATATATGAAGTTACAATAGGTGAAAATCTAAACTTAACATTCAAATATTTGTCACGTGTACCTACAGCATAGCAACTAAAAAATTTCCCATACCCTGGTTAGGAAGCTAGGGTCAGACCACAAAGTCAGCCAGGATGCAgtacccctggagcagatagggttaagggcattACTCAagagctcaacagtggcagcttggtggtgctgggcattgaaccccgaccttccgatcagtaaatTAGCCTTATCCCgtcaaaaaatggaaaaaggaaatgTAGTTGggataaggattttttttcctctttattattattattattattattattattattattttacatactgtaatttataaaaatgacaaaaacataaataaagcaaaaatataaatatcaaaataaaaatatatagaataaaataaaacagcctGTGAGTTCAGTATTGTATTGAATGTACTTGTTTTCGGTGCTCCCAGGATTTGCTCTGGGGCCAATGTGACCCTGATCAGGATAAAGTGATTACagaagataaataaattgatGATGCTGGTAAGGATTAGACGTTAATAGAGGTTGACAGTAAGAAATTAATCCATGAAAAGTTAATGGTTGTGATTATACCTTAATAAGCTGCTCTTGTTTCTGCGTTTTTCTCATGTTCATTTATAGTCCACAGGAGACACTGTAATTTCATGACTTCGTCTCTTACTGTCACACTTTCTGTCTGCCTaaaaaccccctgtctgaaaaCTTCATCAGCATCTGACACTAGACTCCTTCTACTCAGAGAGATTTCCACCCTACACAAAAGACTGCATtataacacacactgtatctTATCTTGTGTGAAGTATTTGTATTGTCTTTAATGGTATTATTTTAACATGTCTTAACTGGCGTTCCTCATTGCTGATTCATTTCCTTGC harbors:
- the plpp3 gene encoding phospholipid phosphatase 3 isoform X2 → MQSYMYEKAMASETRNGGSSTFNNNGTGTTRRKLLIVLDIICLLLVMLPSMVLHKSSIQPYQRGFYCTDDSIRYTFKSSTVPSRVLMAVGILLPLASIVIGECYRIRYLNQGSLSFVGNPYISALYRQVGVFIFGCAVSQSFTDIAKVSVGRMRPHFLDLCNPDYTQINCSAGYITDYVCRGDPSRVQEARKSFFSGHASFSMYTMLYLAFYLQSRFTWRGARLLRPLVQFTLLMMAFYTGLSRVSDHKHHPTDVLAGFVQGALVAYCIVFYVSDLFKPKIKTVSPPPSPIKKELLPSADTIDRNNHHNMV
- the plpp3 gene encoding phospholipid phosphatase 3 isoform X1, producing the protein MQSYMYEKAMASETRNGGSSTFNNNGTGTTRRKLLIVLDIICLLLAALPFLLVETSMIEPYQRGFYCSDQSIRYPYKNGDTITDGVLSAAGILIVIVSIVIGECYRIRYLNQGSLSFVGNPYISALYRQVGVFIFGCAVSQSFTDIAKVSVGRMRPHFLDLCNPDYTQINCSAGYITDYVCRGDPSRVQEARKSFFSGHASFSMYTMLYLAFYLQSRFTWRGARLLRPLVQFTLLMMAFYTGLSRVSDHKHHPTDVLAGFVQGALVAYCIVFYVSDLFKPKIKTVSPPPSPIKKELLPSADTIDRNNHHNMV